A stretch of the Papaver somniferum cultivar HN1 chromosome 6, ASM357369v1, whole genome shotgun sequence genome encodes the following:
- the LOC113289212 gene encoding protein RESPONSE TO LOW SULFUR 3-like has translation MAQNIADEILRQRNEELEVELKKSLEREERMRRELEKTTQRLYVVEEAEERLCSQLGELEAEALDHVRLYQAQIRSLHEQLSQAQTLLQSVNSSPPNQFIKVSY, from the coding sequence ATGGCTCAAAATATTGCAGATGAGATTCTGAGGCAAAGAAATGAAGAGTTAGAAGTTGAATTAAAGAAGAGTTTGGAACGAGAAGAAAGAATGAGACGAGAGCTTGAAAAAACTACACAAAGACTTTATGTAGTTGAAGAAGCCGAGGAAAGACTTTGTTCTCAACTCGGTGAATTAGAAGCTGAAGCTTTAGACCATGTACGTTTATATCAAGCTCAGATTCGGTCTTTACATGAACAACTTTCTCAGGCTCAAACGCTTCTCCAATCTGTTAATTCTTCTCCCCCCAACCAATTTATCAAAGTCAGTTATTAG
- the LOC113289210 gene encoding uncharacterized protein LOC113289210, translating to MNDFILVGENRKKMRKQFSPSDEDDSHSDILSSSRSSFHNWWRSAKEFDENGNLKLDYSNLITDLTPRLKVIREMERLALIATDGLDDLRHKLLSYKSGDFWLPTGGIKKEDMEISPIMTILLVGFSGAGKSSIINLMYSVLGRSGLIPFTQTSGVSSEYTTMFMEEHNVLRSMRSGFCVYDSRGLDYSQLGESLEGLNNWMVTGIHHHQLCRRPGVEENLTGPIMPSTSRFIRRRVNCAMVVVNIAEIYKALLKGDSKPLESTKDLFYSPSMRKSNENPILIMTHSDKLTVEERIDGRIKICEFLGISETSGTYDIVCLTEHGILADESDPITAYALTEAIYRALIFSDRTHSPKTNYKDYFSNILNLIICFIAGIFTYLAHFFSQLADPNKLKRM from the exons ATGAATGATTTCATTTTAGTTGGAGAAAACAGAAAAAAGATGAGGAAACAATTTTCTCCAAGTGATGAAGATGACAGCCATAGTGATATTCTATCATCGAGTCGTTCGTCTTTCCATAATTGGTGGAGATCAgcaaaagaatttgatgaaaatgGTAATCTGAAACTTGATTACAGCAATCTTATTACAGATCTTACACCAAGATTGAAAGTTATTAGAGAAATGGAAAGACTTGCTTTAATTGCTACTGATGGTCTTGATGATCTTAGACATAAACTACTAAGTTATAAGTCTGGTGATTTTTGGTTACCAACTGGTGGAATTAAGAAAGAAGACATGGAAATTTCTCCAATTATGACAATTCTCTTAGTTGGATTTTCTGGTGCTGGCAAGAGCTCAATTATTAATCTCATGTATAGTGTTCTTGGTAGATCTGGTCTCATTCCTTTCACTCAAACTTCAG GGGTGTCATCAGAGTATACAACGATGTTCATGGAAGAACACAATGTTTTAAGATCTATGAGAAGTGGATTTTGTGTTTACGATTCGAGAGGTTTAGATTACAGTCAATTAGGTGAGAGTCTAGAAGGTTTAAATAACTGGATGGTGACTGGAATTCACCATCACCAACTCTGTCGTAGACCAGGAGTAGAAGAAAATTTGACGGGGCCTATAATGCCGTCTACGTCTAGGTTTATAAGGAGGCGAGTTAACTGCGCTATGGTGGTAGTGAACATTGCAGAGATTTACAAAGCATTATTGAAGGGCGATTCAAAGCCGTTGGAGTCTACCAAAGATCTCTTCTACTCTCCATCTATGAGAAAATCCA ATGAAAATCCAATCCTGATCATGACGCACAGTGATAAGTTAACGGTAGAAGAAAGGATCGACGGCCGGATTAAGATATGTGAATTCCTGGGGATATCAGAAACAAGTGGAACATACGACATTGTTTGTTTAACTGAGCATGGGATTTTAGCTGATGAATCAGACCCAATTACTGCATACGCCTTAACTGAAGCAATATATAGGGCTTTGATATTCTCTGACAGAACTCATTCACCAAAGACAAATTACAAGGACTACTTTTCTAACATTCTTAACTTGATTATTTGTTTCATAGCAGGTATATTTACTTATCTTGCTCATTTCTTCTCACAATTGGCTGATCCCAATAAACTCAAACGGATGTGA
- the LOC113289211 gene encoding putative pre-16S rRNA nuclease isoform X1 gives MKCLSPVHLFRTVMKTNELKPGRLLGLDVGHKYVGLAISDRENREALPLSVLVRKQTNIDLMAKDFRTLISELSLGGLVIGCCYTRNVSQVESFQVKDLVQDLRKREELEDVKFTYWEEHFTSKIVLNTINPLKYLHNNNKIVDYKAEAINRRRFDEKTAVDKLAAVAILQEYLDFMNRSSQLHNPSSTHDIERSVGGGT, from the exons ATGAAGTGCTTAAGTCCGGTCCACTTGTTTCGTACTGTGATGAAAACAAATGAACTGAAGCCAGGACGGCTGCTAGGTTTGGATGTGGGACACAAATATGTTGGGTTGGCTATATCAGATCGTGAAAATAGAGAAGCTTTACCTCTAAG CGTATTAGTCCGTAAACAGACAAATATTGATCTAATGGCAAAAGATTTCCGAACtttg ATTTCCGAACTTTCTTTAGGGGGGCTCGTTATCGGCTGCTGTTATACTCGAAATGTTTCACAAGTAGAA AGTTTCCAAGTAAAAGATCTAGTTCAAGATCTCCGTAAGCGAGAAGAACTTGAAGATGTAAAATTTACATATTGGGAGGAGCATTTTACTTCAAAG ATCGTTCTGAATACCATAAACCCTCTGAAGTATCtccataataataacaaaattgtGGACTACAAGGCTGAGGCAATAAATCGTCGCCGTTTTGATGAGAAAACTGCCGTCGACAAACTTGCTGCAGTTGCTATACTCCAG GAGTACCTGGACTTCATGAACAGAAGTTCACAGTTGCACAATCCTTCTAGCACCCATGATATAGAGAGATCAGTAGGTGGTGGGACTTAA
- the LOC113289211 gene encoding zinc finger SWIM domain-containing protein 7 isoform X2, whose amino-acid sequence MSSSNLVAEAVWSEIKSTRSVTDNHLSILHFLYGKNLERATKIVDQRGVKRIVGEPSGRCVFQVVGESRRKEEYFCFAEHYCACYSFFYDIVNKGEQICCKHQLAAQLAVSVGACVEVKVSDEELALLLSKL is encoded by the exons ATGTCTTCAAGCAATTTGGTTGCAGAAGCAGTTTGGAGTGAGATTAAATCGACTCGTTCAGTTACAGATAATCATCTTTCCAT ATTGCATTTCTTGTACGGGAAGAACCTCGAGCGTGCTACAAAGATAGTTGATCAGAGAGGTGTAAAGAGAATTGTTGGAGAACCTAGTGGCCGTTGCGTTTTTCAG GTTGTGGGGGAatcaaggagaaaagaagagTATTTCTGTTTTGCTGAACATTATTGTGCttgttattcattcttttacgaCATTGTCAACAAAGGAGAACAGATTTGT TGCAAGCACCAATTAGCTGCACAACTTGCTGTATCTGTAGGAGCTTGTGTGGAGGTCAAGGTGTCTGATGAGGAGCTAGCGCTTCTTCTTTCCAAACTCTGA